In one window of Corynebacterium incognita DNA:
- a CDS encoding OPT family oligopeptide transporter: MADTTTRATGSATPLRELTLRGIIIGGLITLIFTAANVYLGLKVGLTFATSIPAAVISMAVLRRFAGHNIKENNIVQTIASAAGTLSAIIFVLPGLVMVGYWSGFPFWTTTAVTAIGGILGVMYSIPLRRALITGSDLPYPEGVAAAEVLKVGDDNKDAAGHEENSKGLRVIVGGALSSAGLALLAATKGIASSVSTTFRLGAGGTMLGTSLSAALIGVGHLVGISVGIAMLVGVFISFIVLLPMRTAGQLDGLADISEIVQTTFSDEIRFIGVGAMSVAALWTLVKIIGPVIKGVAESLAASRKRKSGETMDVTEQDIPFNVVAGVIVALMLPVGLLLYSFLSQSTIHEHMVLLITVSVVFILVVGLVIASVCGYMAGLIGASNSPISSVGIIAIISASLLIAALTASTDADPASLIAYTLFTTAIVFGIATISNDNLQDLKTGQLVGATPWKQQVALVIGVIFGSIVIPPILQLMLTAFGFQGMEGAGPDALAAPQAALMSSVATGIFDSTLDWSLIWLGAGIGVAVIIVDEVLKATTKKLSLPPLAVGMGMYLPSTLTIIISIGGCLGLFYDKWAEKQANGEAKKRLGVLLSTGLIVGESLFGVLNAAIIAASGGDSPLEIFEGGITANILGIILVVAVVAGLYTWVKSVAKKAALDPAEPATVTDAK; the protein is encoded by the coding sequence TGGCCTTATCACCCTGATCTTCACCGCAGCAAACGTCTACCTCGGTCTCAAAGTGGGCCTGACCTTTGCCACCTCTATTCCTGCTGCTGTCATCTCGATGGCCGTGCTGCGCCGCTTCGCAGGCCACAACATTAAGGAAAACAACATCGTGCAGACCATCGCGTCTGCTGCGGGTACGTTGTCCGCCATCATCTTCGTTCTGCCTGGTCTGGTCATGGTGGGCTACTGGTCCGGCTTCCCGTTCTGGACCACCACGGCCGTCACCGCCATCGGCGGCATCCTCGGCGTGATGTACTCCATCCCGCTGCGCCGTGCGCTGATCACCGGCTCTGACCTGCCGTACCCGGAGGGCGTCGCTGCCGCCGAGGTGCTCAAGGTAGGCGACGATAACAAGGACGCCGCGGGCCATGAGGAAAACTCCAAGGGCTTGCGCGTGATCGTAGGTGGCGCGCTGAGCTCTGCCGGCCTGGCACTGCTGGCCGCCACGAAGGGTATTGCCTCGTCCGTGTCCACCACGTTCCGCTTGGGTGCCGGCGGCACCATGCTGGGCACCTCCCTGTCCGCTGCGCTCATCGGCGTGGGCCACTTGGTGGGCATCTCGGTGGGCATCGCGATGCTCGTGGGCGTGTTCATCTCCTTCATCGTCCTGTTGCCGATGCGCACCGCGGGGCAGCTGGACGGCTTGGCCGACATCTCAGAGATTGTGCAGACCACCTTCTCCGACGAGATCCGCTTCATCGGTGTGGGTGCCATGTCCGTCGCTGCACTGTGGACCTTGGTCAAGATCATCGGCCCCGTGATCAAGGGCGTCGCAGAGTCCCTCGCTGCTTCCCGTAAGCGCAAGTCCGGCGAGACCATGGACGTCACCGAGCAGGACATCCCGTTCAACGTGGTGGCCGGCGTCATCGTGGCGCTGATGCTGCCAGTGGGCCTGCTGCTGTACTCCTTCCTCTCGCAGTCCACCATCCACGAGCACATGGTGCTGCTGATTACCGTCTCCGTGGTGTTCATCCTCGTCGTCGGCCTGGTCATCGCGTCCGTCTGTGGTTACATGGCGGGTCTGATTGGCGCGTCGAACTCGCCGATTTCCTCTGTGGGCATCATCGCCATCATCTCCGCCTCTCTGTTGATCGCGGCGCTGACCGCCTCCACGGACGCGGACCCGGCCTCGCTGATCGCCTACACGCTGTTTACCACCGCCATCGTCTTCGGTATTGCGACGATTTCCAACGACAACCTGCAGGATCTTAAGACCGGTCAGCTTGTGGGCGCGACCCCGTGGAAGCAGCAGGTGGCGCTGGTTATCGGTGTTATCTTCGGTTCGATCGTCATCCCGCCAATCCTGCAGCTGATGCTCACCGCCTTCGGCTTCCAGGGTATGGAGGGCGCCGGCCCGGACGCGCTGGCCGCTCCGCAGGCTGCACTGATGTCCTCGGTGGCTACCGGCATCTTCGACAGCACCCTTGATTGGTCCCTCATTTGGCTTGGCGCTGGCATTGGTGTGGCAGTCATCATCGTGGACGAGGTCCTCAAAGCCACGACGAAGAAGCTGTCGCTCCCGCCGCTGGCCGTGGGTATGGGCATGTACCTGCCGTCGACCCTCACCATCATCATTTCGATTGGTGGCTGCCTGGGTTTGTTCTACGACAAGTGGGCAGAAAAGCAGGCCAACGGCGAAGCGAAGAAGCGCCTTGGTGTCCTCCTGTCCACCGGCCTCATCGTGGGCGAGTCCCTGTTCGGCGTGCTCAACGCCGCCATCATCGCGGCCTCCGGCGGCGACTCCCCGCTGGAGATCTTCGAGGGCGGCATCACCGCCAACATCCTGGGCATCATCCTGGTCGTGGCTGTGGTGGCAGGTCTGTACACCTGGGTGAAGTCCGTGGCAAAGAAGGCAGCTCTGGATCCGGCCGAACCCGCCACGGTCACCGACGCCAAATAA
- a CDS encoding metallophosphoesterase, protein MKHIPNSRSFALLASALVVTTAVAPTAGAQSSLSSSLPTSLLGSSSGSSNSSGSSRPGDDAPAGTGDAGETLWSESFDEVPNPVHFTHKVPEGWASEDTGVTSGEARWKGWTLTDIRHWTWAAGTDMRHWFTGAHDQIAVIDSKQQRLNATDSMDAGLITPDIPVAAQDRVALTFDHHYRQGSPDQKATVTVSFDGGEGDVVKQYTADEFSAHENLNVEVPAGAQDMKVRFDYLGGNDDWWWAIDNVAVSEPLGELPGEPESIVDVLSDIQGDTKEYQQAIRHLNAMEDKADALVLNGDLVNTGEQHLWDEFLAAHRAEPHDAEAELWTIGNHEMYGPDGSEKNLERFLKYSGQDKPYTEKMAGGVPLISINTEYYSDVDRDGKEPFQRLSEEQLNWLDERVGYWTSRGVTPLVFTHPVLPQTVSMTHSAWYQNDFEDLEALSNVLNKYNNIVAFTSHTHSSLQQNDWWGMRRYDGTGEAGKKGFPVVNTGAITNEYRPGGDHDETIVDEGSITGLRVKTYSDRVRVEAWDFRKNEMIKYQDFAR, encoded by the coding sequence ATGAAACATATCCCTAATTCGCGCTCGTTTGCGCTGCTCGCCTCTGCCCTTGTTGTCACCACTGCTGTTGCCCCGACGGCCGGCGCGCAGTCGTCGCTGTCCTCTTCTCTGCCAACGTCGCTTCTTGGTTCCTCTAGCGGTTCCTCGAACTCGTCCGGGTCTTCGCGTCCTGGTGACGACGCTCCAGCAGGTACCGGTGATGCGGGCGAGACGCTGTGGTCCGAGTCGTTTGATGAGGTGCCTAACCCGGTGCATTTCACCCACAAGGTTCCAGAAGGCTGGGCCAGCGAGGATACCGGCGTGACCTCCGGTGAAGCGCGGTGGAAGGGGTGGACTCTCACGGACATTCGCCACTGGACGTGGGCCGCTGGCACGGACATGCGGCACTGGTTCACCGGGGCGCACGACCAGATCGCGGTCATCGACTCCAAGCAGCAGCGACTCAACGCCACCGACTCCATGGACGCCGGACTCATCACCCCCGACATTCCCGTGGCCGCGCAAGACCGCGTGGCGCTGACATTTGACCACCACTACCGCCAAGGCTCCCCGGACCAGAAGGCCACCGTGACGGTGTCCTTCGACGGTGGGGAAGGGGACGTCGTCAAGCAGTACACCGCTGATGAATTCTCCGCCCACGAGAACCTCAACGTGGAGGTCCCCGCTGGGGCGCAGGACATGAAGGTGCGCTTTGACTATCTGGGTGGGAACGACGACTGGTGGTGGGCCATCGATAACGTTGCCGTTTCCGAGCCGTTGGGCGAGCTCCCGGGCGAGCCAGAATCAATCGTGGACGTGCTGTCCGATATTCAGGGCGATACCAAGGAATACCAGCAGGCGATTCGCCATCTCAACGCCATGGAAGACAAGGCCGACGCACTGGTGCTCAACGGCGACTTGGTGAACACGGGCGAGCAGCACTTGTGGGACGAGTTCCTGGCTGCGCACCGTGCTGAGCCGCATGATGCCGAGGCGGAACTGTGGACCATCGGTAATCATGAAATGTACGGGCCGGACGGCTCGGAGAAGAACCTGGAGCGCTTCCTCAAGTACTCCGGCCAGGACAAGCCGTACACGGAGAAGATGGCTGGCGGCGTTCCGCTCATCTCTATTAACACCGAGTACTACTCTGACGTGGACCGCGACGGCAAGGAGCCCTTCCAGCGCCTTTCCGAGGAGCAGCTCAACTGGTTGGACGAGCGCGTCGGCTACTGGACGTCCCGCGGCGTGACCCCGCTGGTGTTTACTCACCCGGTGCTGCCACAGACGGTGTCCATGACGCACTCGGCGTGGTACCAAAACGACTTTGAGGATCTTGAGGCGCTATCCAACGTACTGAACAAGTACAACAACATCGTGGCGTTTACCAGCCACACTCATTCCAGCCTGCAGCAGAACGACTGGTGGGGGATGCGCCGCTACGACGGCACCGGTGAAGCCGGCAAGAAGGGCTTCCCGGTGGTCAACACCGGCGCCATCACCAACGAGTACCGCCCGGGCGGCGACCACGATGAGACCATCGTGGACGAGGGATCGATCACGGGCTTGCGCGTGAAGACCTACTCGGACCGCGTCCGCGTAGAGGCCTGGGACTTCCGCAAGAACGAGATGATCAAGTACCAGGACTTCGCGCGCTAA
- a CDS encoding Pls/PosA family non-ribosomal peptide synthetase yields MPHELDSDQPDSLRAQAPQPARSALETVPPQYLAGNLAPRTRTLYDVLRTTAELYPEAAAIDDGEVLTYSELLADVESWAAELRRGGVRRGDRIGVRMSSGSRDLYLAILATIAAGAAYVPVDADDPDERAEMVFGEADIDGLFTDEGFRMLRETTGRRAAGPPPDEFYPRPEDDAWIIFTSGSTGKPKGVAVSHRSAAAFVDAEAALFLVNHPGGPLGPDDRVLAGLSVAFDASCEEMWLAWGHGACLVPAPRSLVRSGMDLGPWLIRRDITVVSTVPTLAGLWPAEALDNIRLLIVGGEACSQELVDRLATPEREMWNTYGPTEATVVACADQLHPGRPVSIGLPLNGWDLVVVDGQGQPVGLGEVGELVIGGVGLARYLDPAKDAEKYAPLESVGWDHAYRTGDHVRLEEDGLYFVGRVDDQVKIGGRRIELGEVEANVAALDNVYNSAVAVQSTAGGEKVLVGYVSLEDPDRGFDHEAAHQRMAETMPAALVPRICVMDELPVRTSGKVDKKALPWPLPGVGVEAQGLTPTESWLAELWVDVLGVSVEDENADFFSLGGTSLAAATLVGRIRERFPTVAVRDLYDHPRLGSLAEQLAGAEERPRDVEKRVVKPVGAGVRLAQFMWQLPAMTLSGTSVLTWLLLGSNAAHLAGVEWAPLTNWWIVLAMFLVFLTPLGRIPIGGFGARLLTAGITPGDYPRGGSVHLRIWAAERWADASGSRSIAGATWVNNYARALGVKVGRGVDLHSLPPVTGLLTLGDHAAVEPEVDLTGYWLDGDILHLGAIQIGPNARIGARTTLLPGTVVGNDAHVEAGSTVTGEKKIKKGSRWSGSPAKKVGRSKHRFPDEHPKRRPWWVPIYGLSSLALALQPAVAIGLGAVVVVALVELLGGNAFAGGLFFAPLGALVAFAAYMAMTWVGVRLLSLGLKPGVTPVRSLNGWRVWFIERLMDDARTQLFPLYASQLTPWWFRSLGAKVGADAEISTAVMIPKFADIKEGSFLADDTMIGGYELGGGWVLTGESKVGKRSFVGNSGITGPGRKLGKNSLVAVLSSTPKKSKAGSNWWGSPPERMRRVEATFAATDGDDATNAEALTYAPPLRLKVLRAIVETLRLLAPMTSAILLALVAGTLLVLYKDYGLAVAWALSGVVLMAAGALAMGITVAVKWICVGRHRAADHPLWSSFVWLNELQDAFVESVAGPWFFQHTMGTGALNMGLRALGVHIGRGAWIESYWFPETDLCFVGRGATVGPGTVVQTHLFQDRVMSLDTVTLADGATLAPHSVALPASRIGDAATVGPGSLVMRGDQVPAQSYWQGNPIEPR; encoded by the coding sequence ATGCCCCACGAGTTGGATTCTGACCAGCCAGACAGTCTTCGCGCGCAGGCCCCACAGCCTGCGCGCAGCGCATTAGAGACCGTTCCCCCGCAGTACCTCGCGGGCAACCTCGCCCCGCGCACCCGCACGCTCTACGACGTCCTGCGTACCACCGCGGAGCTCTACCCGGAGGCCGCCGCCATCGATGACGGCGAGGTGCTGACGTACTCCGAGTTGCTTGCCGACGTCGAGAGTTGGGCCGCCGAGCTCCGTCGCGGCGGCGTGCGCCGCGGCGACCGCATTGGCGTGCGCATGTCGTCGGGTTCCCGCGATTTGTACCTGGCCATCCTAGCTACCATCGCCGCCGGCGCGGCGTACGTGCCCGTGGACGCGGATGACCCTGACGAGCGCGCCGAAATGGTTTTCGGCGAGGCCGACATCGACGGCCTTTTCACCGACGAGGGCTTCCGCATGCTGCGCGAGACCACCGGCCGCCGGGCCGCCGGGCCGCCGCCGGATGAGTTTTACCCGCGCCCGGAGGACGACGCCTGGATCATCTTCACCTCCGGTTCCACCGGCAAGCCGAAGGGCGTGGCCGTCAGTCACCGTTCCGCGGCCGCTTTCGTGGACGCGGAGGCCGCTTTGTTCCTGGTCAACCACCCTGGCGGTCCGCTCGGCCCGGACGACCGCGTGCTCGCGGGCCTGTCCGTCGCCTTCGACGCCTCCTGCGAGGAGATGTGGCTGGCGTGGGGCCACGGCGCCTGCCTGGTGCCCGCGCCGCGTTCGCTGGTGCGCTCCGGCATGGACCTGGGCCCGTGGCTGATCCGCCGGGACATCACCGTGGTCTCCACGGTGCCGACCTTGGCCGGCCTGTGGCCCGCCGAGGCGCTGGATAATATCCGTCTGCTCATCGTCGGCGGCGAGGCCTGCTCCCAGGAGCTCGTCGATCGCCTGGCCACCCCTGAGCGCGAAATGTGGAACACGTACGGCCCCACCGAGGCGACCGTCGTGGCGTGTGCCGATCAGCTGCACCCGGGCCGCCCGGTGTCCATCGGCCTGCCGCTCAACGGCTGGGACCTGGTGGTCGTGGACGGCCAGGGCCAGCCGGTTGGTCTCGGCGAGGTGGGCGAACTGGTCATCGGCGGCGTTGGTTTGGCCCGCTACCTGGACCCGGCCAAGGACGCCGAGAAGTATGCGCCGTTGGAGTCCGTGGGCTGGGATCACGCTTACCGCACCGGCGACCACGTGCGCTTGGAGGAAGACGGCCTGTACTTCGTGGGCCGCGTGGACGATCAGGTGAAGATCGGCGGCCGCCGCATCGAGCTCGGTGAGGTCGAGGCGAACGTCGCCGCGCTGGATAACGTGTACAACTCCGCCGTGGCGGTGCAGTCCACCGCGGGCGGCGAGAAGGTGCTCGTTGGCTACGTGTCCTTGGAGGACCCGGACCGCGGCTTCGACCACGAGGCCGCGCACCAGCGCATGGCGGAGACCATGCCCGCGGCGCTCGTGCCGCGCATCTGCGTCATGGACGAGCTGCCCGTGCGTACCTCCGGCAAGGTGGACAAGAAGGCGCTGCCGTGGCCGCTGCCCGGCGTCGGCGTGGAGGCACAGGGTCTGACCCCGACCGAGTCCTGGCTCGCCGAGCTGTGGGTCGACGTCTTGGGCGTGTCCGTGGAGGACGAGAACGCCGACTTCTTCTCCTTGGGCGGCACCTCGCTGGCCGCGGCCACGTTGGTGGGCCGCATCCGCGAGCGCTTCCCGACGGTCGCGGTGCGCGACCTCTACGATCACCCCCGCCTTGGCTCCCTGGCCGAGCAGTTGGCGGGTGCGGAGGAGCGCCCACGGGACGTCGAGAAGCGCGTGGTGAAGCCGGTGGGCGCCGGGGTGCGCCTGGCGCAATTTATGTGGCAGCTCCCGGCCATGACGCTGTCCGGCACGTCCGTGCTGACCTGGCTGCTGCTGGGCTCCAACGCTGCACATCTTGCGGGCGTGGAGTGGGCGCCGCTGACCAACTGGTGGATCGTCCTGGCGATGTTCCTGGTGTTCCTGACCCCGCTGGGTCGCATCCCCATTGGCGGCTTCGGCGCGCGACTGCTCACCGCCGGTATCACGCCGGGTGACTACCCGCGCGGCGGCTCGGTGCACCTGCGTATCTGGGCCGCGGAGCGCTGGGCAGATGCTTCTGGTTCGCGCTCGATTGCTGGCGCTACCTGGGTGAACAACTACGCCCGCGCGTTGGGCGTGAAGGTGGGCCGCGGAGTGGACTTGCACTCCCTGCCGCCGGTCACCGGCCTGCTCACACTGGGCGACCACGCCGCCGTGGAGCCCGAGGTGGATCTGACGGGCTACTGGCTCGACGGCGACATCCTGCACCTGGGCGCCATTCAGATCGGCCCGAACGCGCGCATCGGCGCCCGCACCACGCTGCTTCCGGGCACCGTGGTGGGCAACGACGCGCACGTGGAGGCCGGCTCCACCGTCACGGGCGAGAAGAAGATCAAAAAGGGTTCGCGCTGGTCCGGCTCCCCCGCCAAGAAGGTGGGTCGCTCCAAGCACCGCTTCCCGGACGAGCACCCGAAGCGCCGCCCGTGGTGGGTTCCCATCTACGGCCTGAGCTCCCTGGCGCTCGCGCTGCAGCCGGCCGTAGCCATCGGCCTGGGCGCGGTCGTGGTGGTCGCGCTGGTCGAGCTCCTGGGCGGCAATGCCTTCGCGGGCGGACTGTTCTTCGCCCCGCTCGGCGCCCTGGTGGCGTTCGCGGCCTACATGGCTATGACCTGGGTGGGCGTGCGCCTGCTCTCGCTGGGCCTGAAGCCGGGCGTGACCCCGGTCCGCTCCCTGAACGGCTGGCGCGTGTGGTTCATTGAACGCCTCATGGATGATGCGCGCACGCAGCTCTTCCCGCTGTACGCCTCGCAGCTGACCCCGTGGTGGTTCCGCTCGCTGGGCGCCAAGGTGGGCGCGGATGCGGAGATCTCCACGGCCGTGATGATCCCGAAGTTCGCGGACATCAAGGAAGGCTCCTTCCTGGCCGACGACACCATGATCGGCGGCTACGAGCTCGGCGGCGGCTGGGTGCTCACCGGCGAGTCCAAGGTGGGCAAGCGCTCCTTCGTGGGCAACTCCGGCATCACCGGCCCCGGCCGCAAGCTGGGCAAGAACTCGCTGGTGGCCGTACTGTCTTCCACTCCGAAGAAGTCCAAGGCCGGCTCGAACTGGTGGGGCTCCCCGCCGGAGCGCATGCGCCGCGTCGAGGCCACGTTTGCTGCCACCGACGGCGATGACGCCACCAACGCCGAGGCCCTTACCTACGCCCCGCCGCTGCGCTTGAAGGTGCTGCGCGCGATCGTCGAGACGCTGCGCCTGCTGGCTCCCATGACGTCCGCGATCCTGCTCGCGCTGGTGGCAGGCACCCTCCTGGTGCTGTACAAGGACTACGGCCTAGCCGTCGCGTGGGCATTGTCCGGTGTGGTTCTCATGGCGGCGGGCGCGCTGGCCATGGGCATCACGGTGGCGGTGAAGTGGATTTGTGTGGGCCGCCACCGCGCGGCCGACCACCCGCTGTGGAGCTCCTTCGTGTGGCTCAATGAGCTGCAGGACGCCTTCGTCGAGTCCGTGGCGGGGCCCTGGTTCTTCCAGCACACCATGGGTACCGGCGCGCTGAACATGGGTCTGCGCGCCCTGGGCGTGCACATCGGCCGCGGCGCATGGATCGAGTCCTACTGGTTCCCAGAGACAGACCTGTGCTTCGTGGGCCGCGGCGCCACGGTGGGCCCGGGCACGGTGGTGCAAACCCACCTGTTCCAGGACCGCGTCATGTCCCTAGACACGGTGACGCTTGCCGACGGCGCGACCCTCGCCCCGCACTCCGTCGCACTGCCGGCCTCCCGCATCGGCGACGCCGCCACCGTCGGCCCCGGCTCGCTGGTCATGCGCGGCGACCAAGTGCCCGCCCAGTCCTACTGGCAGGGCAACCCCATCGAGCCGCGTTAG
- the groL gene encoding chaperonin GroEL (60 kDa chaperone family; promotes refolding of misfolded polypeptides especially under stressful conditions; forms two stacked rings of heptamers to form a barrel-shaped 14mer; ends can be capped by GroES; misfolded proteins enter the barrel where they are refolded when GroES binds): MAKIIAFDEEARRGLERGLNTLADAVKVTLGPKGRNVVLEKSWGAPTITNDGVSIAREIELEDPYEKIGAELVKEVAKKTDDVAGDGTTTATVLAQALVREGLRNVAAGSNPMGIKRGIETATKAVVDQLLSSAKEVETQEQIATTAGISAADPAIGEKIAEAMYTVGNGSVNKDSVITVEESNTFGVDLEVTEGMRFDKGYISGYFATDMERQEAVLEDPYILLVSSKISNIKDLVPVLEKVMQSGKPLLIIAEDVEGEALSTLVVNKIRGTFKSVAVKAPGFGDRRKATLQDMAILTGGQVISEEVGLSLETADLPMLGQARKVVVTKDETTIVQGAGSQEQIDGRIKQIRSEIENSDSDYDREKLQERLAKLSGGVAVLKVGAATEVELKERKHRIEDAVRNAKAAVEEGIVAGGGVALLQAASALDALSDLTGDEATGVKIVREALSAPLKQIAQNAGLEPGVVADKVASLPAGQGLNAATGEYVDLMGAGINDPVKVTRSALQNAASIAALFLTTEAVVADKPQPEGTPDPAAAAGMDGMGGMGF; the protein is encoded by the coding sequence ATGGCTAAGATCATCGCGTTTGACGAGGAGGCCCGCCGCGGTCTCGAGCGCGGCCTGAACACCCTGGCTGACGCCGTCAAGGTCACCCTGGGCCCGAAGGGCCGCAACGTTGTCCTGGAGAAGTCCTGGGGCGCACCGACCATTACCAACGACGGCGTGTCGATCGCTCGCGAAATTGAGCTCGAAGATCCTTACGAGAAGATCGGCGCCGAGCTGGTCAAGGAAGTAGCGAAGAAGACTGACGACGTCGCGGGTGACGGCACCACCACCGCCACCGTTCTGGCCCAGGCGCTTGTGCGCGAGGGCCTGCGCAACGTGGCTGCCGGCTCCAACCCGATGGGCATCAAGCGCGGCATCGAGACCGCCACCAAGGCCGTCGTCGATCAGCTGCTCTCCTCCGCGAAGGAAGTGGAGACTCAGGAGCAGATCGCTACCACTGCCGGTATCTCCGCTGCAGACCCAGCCATCGGCGAAAAGATCGCCGAGGCGATGTACACCGTGGGCAACGGCTCGGTGAACAAGGACTCCGTCATCACCGTGGAAGAGTCCAACACCTTCGGCGTGGATCTCGAGGTGACCGAGGGTATGCGCTTCGACAAGGGCTACATCTCCGGCTACTTCGCCACCGACATGGAGCGCCAGGAGGCAGTCCTGGAGGATCCGTACATCCTGCTGGTGTCCTCCAAGATCTCCAACATCAAGGACCTCGTTCCTGTCCTGGAGAAGGTCATGCAGTCCGGCAAGCCGTTGCTGATCATCGCCGAGGACGTTGAGGGCGAGGCCCTGTCCACCCTGGTTGTGAACAAGATCCGCGGCACCTTCAAGTCCGTGGCCGTCAAGGCGCCGGGCTTCGGCGACCGCCGTAAGGCCACCCTGCAGGACATGGCTATCCTCACCGGCGGCCAGGTCATCTCCGAGGAGGTCGGCTTGTCCCTCGAGACCGCTGACCTGCCGATGCTGGGCCAGGCCCGCAAGGTTGTGGTGACCAAGGACGAGACCACCATCGTTCAGGGTGCCGGCTCTCAGGAACAGATCGACGGCCGCATCAAGCAGATCCGTTCCGAGATCGAGAACTCTGACTCTGACTACGACCGCGAGAAGCTGCAGGAGCGCCTGGCTAAGCTGTCCGGCGGCGTGGCCGTCCTCAAGGTCGGCGCTGCTACCGAAGTGGAGCTTAAAGAGCGCAAGCACCGCATCGAGGACGCCGTGCGTAACGCGAAGGCCGCTGTGGAAGAGGGCATCGTGGCCGGCGGCGGCGTGGCGCTGCTGCAGGCAGCTTCTGCTCTCGACGCCCTGTCTGACCTCACCGGCGACGAAGCTACCGGCGTGAAGATCGTCCGCGAGGCGCTGTCCGCACCGCTGAAGCAGATTGCGCAGAACGCGGGCCTGGAGCCGGGCGTGGTGGCCGACAAGGTTGCCTCCCTGCCTGCTGGCCAGGGCCTGAACGCTGCTACCGGCGAGTACGTGGACCTCATGGGCGCTGGCATCAACGACCCGGTCAAGGTGACCCGCTCCGCATTGCAGAACGCTGCCTCCATTGCGGCTCTGTTCCTCACCACTGAGGCGGTTGTGGCCGACAAGCCGCAGCCGGAGGGTACCCCGGACCCAGCCGCTGCTGCTGGCATGGACGGAATGGGCGGCATGGGCTTCTAA
- the ppk2 gene encoding polyphosphate kinase 2 gives MADKKDDELPEIDLAQTDGYVVDDSDEDDPALLKPDGSPIETWRENYPYEERMTRDEYEKTKRSLQIELLKWQNWTKETGQRHIILFEGRDAAGKGGTIKRFNEHLNPRGARTVALEKPSPRESTSWYFQRYIQHFPAGGEIVFFDRSWYNRSGVERVMGFCTESQHAEFLREVPMLENMILGSGISLTKLWFSVTRKEQRTRFAIRQIDPVRQWKLSPMDLASLDKWDDYTRAKEEQFRYTDTEESPWITIKSNDKKRARINAMRYVLSKFEYTNKDHDVVGEPDDKIVMRGRDQIGD, from the coding sequence ATGGCTGACAAAAAAGACGACGAACTGCCGGAGATTGACCTGGCGCAAACCGACGGCTACGTAGTCGACGACTCTGATGAGGACGATCCCGCCCTGCTCAAGCCGGACGGTTCCCCTATCGAAACGTGGCGTGAGAACTACCCGTACGAGGAACGCATGACGCGCGACGAGTACGAAAAGACCAAGCGCTCCCTGCAGATTGAGCTGCTGAAGTGGCAGAACTGGACCAAGGAAACCGGCCAGCGCCACATCATCTTGTTCGAGGGCCGCGACGCCGCAGGTAAGGGCGGCACCATCAAGCGCTTCAACGAGCACCTCAACCCGCGTGGTGCCCGCACCGTGGCGTTGGAGAAGCCCTCCCCGCGCGAGTCCACCTCCTGGTACTTCCAGCGCTACATCCAGCACTTCCCGGCCGGCGGCGAGATCGTGTTCTTCGACCGCTCCTGGTACAACCGCTCCGGCGTCGAACGCGTCATGGGCTTCTGCACCGAATCCCAGCACGCCGAGTTCCTCCGTGAGGTTCCCATGCTGGAGAACATGATCCTGGGCTCCGGTATTTCTTTGACCAAGCTGTGGTTCTCCGTGACCCGCAAGGAGCAGCGCACCCGCTTCGCCATCCGCCAGATCGATCCCGTGCGCCAGTGGAAGCTTTCTCCGATGGACTTGGCCTCCCTGGACAAGTGGGATGACTACACCCGTGCCAAGGAAGAGCAGTTCCGCTACACGGACACCGAAGAGTCCCCGTGGATCACCATCAAATCCAATGACAAGAAGCGCGCCCGTATCAACGCGATGCGCTACGTCCTGTCCAAGTTTGAATACACCAACAAGGACCACGACGTCGTTGGCGAGCCGGATGACAAGATCGTCATGCGCGGCCGCGACCAAATCGGCGACTAG